The sequence TTCATCCAAGATCAAGTAAGAATTCCTCATCTgtaaagacaaaaacacaaatatttgtttttgtttgtgagcCATAAGATGTAaacaattatccatccatcaattaattgattattaTGCCCATGCCTATTGAAATCAATGCAATGGTACCTTCTCATTGGACTCTGGAACCAGGCATGAGATGCTGCTGTGTCTGTCCAAAAACTCCTGAAACTGCTGGTCGCTGATGATGAACCTCTCGGCTTCTCTCAGGGCTTCCTCTCCTGCATTCTCCCCATCAATCAGCAGACACTGGAACACCTGaagtacaagaaaaaaaatattgcattgAGAATCAATATGGCCAATGAAATAATCAGTCCTCCATTCAACATCAGTACCTTCCATCGGACTGGGTTGAAATGGAGGATGTGTTCAGTCATGTCCTCGTCCACATTGAAAGTGTTGATGACTGAATTGATTTTGAAGGCCACTTTGTATTGCTGACACCACTTCTGGATCTTGTAGAGATTGTTCAGATGGCTTTTCCTGCCTTGAGTGCGGCCAATCAGCTGGTTAGTGTCTTCATCAAAACTGTCGCAAGATATGGCCAGGATGTCAAGATGATCGCCTGTGACGGAAGtagggaggggaggaggggaaGTTACGAGAGGGACTGTGAACTCTGGTACAGGAGATAATACTTTTTAATACGTTATCTTTTTATGTGCCATAAGCATTTAGTAGCTCTTTGTCAGGGGAGAAACCATATTTGATAACTCAGGACCGTTACATTTCAACAGAAACATTGTTAGTTTTAAATTTGACAAAACACATTGGCTACtgtacaaaatgaaaacaactaAAAATGCTACAGTGATCGTTTGAAGAATCTGATTAGCACAAGTACAAGGCCATCTGAAACAAAAagttatacaatttttttatacaCTATCTCTGAACTATGAAATGCATCACATCTCTTTGGACAAAACAAGTGTaatggaaaaatacatttttcatcaCATTGGTTTGCAAAGTTATTACTTTGTTTCCATGCTCTCTATTTTTTGTGTTATTAATTCACATTTAATAAACAATATCTTATtaattcaataataataataataataatggatggataatataattatataagaatatatatttattattatacattttaaaaagaaaggtATTAAGTTCCTTTTCAAACTTTTAATGGTCCGTGGAGCTCTGAGGTTATGACTCATTACTAACTCATTACCTAAAACTCATTACTAGAGTGTCTGGTATGGTACCTGTAACTAAGCAAGTAtaaatatttaccgtatttttggaACCACTGTTCTTTGATCATGCTTCCATTGCTGACGATGCTGACACTTGGAAGTTCCAAGTCTTCTTTGCAGTATTGGACTAACTTTCCAAGAAAGTCCCCCTTTTCATGCAGGAATGGTTCTCCTCCAGAAAAGTTGATCTTTTCCATACCTGAAGAAGAGAGATTTCCATAAACGAGTTAAACTCAGTCAAGTGGGACACAAACAAATACTTCACATTACTTACCAGAATCCTTCAGGAGTTTGAGTCCTCTCTTGGCTTCCTCCAGAGGAAGCACAAAGGatgtttttgccgtatggaaGCAAAAACCACACTTGTAGTTACACTTGCGTGTAAAATGGTAGTTGACGCTGGTTGGAGTCACGGCATCTGGATTAGCTTTGTTGACATCCGGGTCGACGCTCGGTCCTGTGCAGGTTCCCACTGTCCAGGGGAAAACTCCCTCCAacacactggcaaaaaaggagaGGATTGTCGAGATGCAGAGCTGCACGAGGAGCAAAGGACCTGTAAAGACTGTGGACACATCCATTTTCAAGCTTTCCAGCGCAATGATATTCGACTCACCCGTGCTCCTTAAATAGCGTCCAATAGGATCAGCTGATTGCATAGTTTCTGTTTTCAAACAAGGAAAACGAAACTTACTGCTGGGCTGGGTGTGTGAGCATGTCTGCTCAAGACTGGAACCTATTAAAAGCATTGATGAGTCACCTCAAGATTTAATTACTGTTGTTGGGTAAAACACTAAAAgcattaaaagaaaattgcTATTTATTTCTAATTCTGCAATATTGAAATGTGCCAATTGTCCTTCCACCCATGTTCTTTCCTAATTATCTTTATTATGAATGCAGtattcacacacacaacataAATATGTTCAAATGAGATTTAAACAGTATTAATATATATAAGTTGACCTACTTTTAATTTGTGATTCTCGTGTTGCATTAGAAGGAAGCTCACACATCAAACGTCAAGACTTAAAAGGTGATGATGTCATACTCGTCTTTTTTTAGGAGGAAAAAATATTGTTCAGTCTTCAGCAGCCAGCATAGAAGCTATAATCTTACAATACGATCGTTGGTCCGATTGTTATGTTGTAAAGCTGACATCGATTGCGTAACCTCTTCTACGCGCAAACATGTTTCGCTTCCAGAGCATCGTTTACTTTCGTTTTCCCTTCCACAGCTTGAAAATCGAAACACAAGCAATGACAAGGCGAACCATGGCGCTTCTCTCTCAATGGTCCTCCCGTGTTTTCTCCGTGGATTTGGACGGGGAGACGGTTTACTTTAAATTCCACGACAACCGACCCggaaaaggaggaaaagaagTGCAGCAGCGCATGTTTGGTAACGTTCAAAAGGATGCCAGATATTATTCTTTGCTTGTTTCCAGCGGAGACAAAATCAACAGCGCAAGATTTCACTGGGAACTCAAGGATAAACTGTTGACAGATCTTCCTGCAGAATGTCGTTTTTCTCCGATGTATTCGTTCCTGCCTAGCGTCAGGGACTCCCTCATCCGTGGCTATTTCTTACAAGCGGCTTCTCGCGAGAGCTCCGCCACTACGGAGCGACTTTTACGTCAGTGGCTGCAGCTTGACCACCCCTTACTGGTGTGCTCATATGTGCATGAGGATGACAAAAAAACTCCACGATGGACCCAGTCCTTATGGAATCACGATCAGAATCACGATATAGTTCCATCCGAACCACCGCAGTACCACCCAGCAACACTCAACTTGATCAACTCGGATGTCTTCTACAGTTTCCAAGCGGCTCGTGAAGTTTTTGAAAAGGTTAATAATGCTGACGTCA is a genomic window of Syngnathus typhle isolate RoL2023-S1 ecotype Sweden linkage group LG16, RoL_Styp_1.0, whole genome shotgun sequence containing:
- the rsad2 gene encoding S-adenosylmethionine-dependent nucleotide dehydratase RSAD2, coding for MDVSTVFTGPLLLVQLCISTILSFFASVLEGVFPWTVGTCTGPSVDPDVNKANPDAVTPTSVNYHFTRKCNYKCGFCFHTAKTSFVLPLEEAKRGLKLLKDSGMEKINFSGGEPFLHEKGDFLGKLVQYCKEDLELPSVSIVSNGSMIKEQWFQKYGDHLDILAISCDSFDEDTNQLIGRTQGRKSHLNNLYKIQKWCQQYKVAFKINSVINTFNVDEDMTEHILHFNPVRWKVFQCLLIDGENAGEEALREAERFIISDQQFQEFLDRHSSISCLVPESNEKMRNSYLILDEYMRFLDCREGRKDPSKSILDVGVIAAINFSGFDEKMFLKRGGKYVWSKADMKLQW